The stretch of DNA GACTAACAATAGTTGGACAAGAGTACAGCTAAAAAAGAGAAGAGGACAAATTGAAACATAAAACACAAGccatttcatttatggttttagtATATTGATAGCTGGGACTATAAATGTAGGTGCCAAACTCAACTGACTTAATGGAGACAATAGCTATGAGAAAGAACTTCAGAGTATGACAAAATAACCAACACTAAGAAACTTCTGACAGAAGACAACAGGTTTAACTTATTAGAGGTTTATATAACATATGACTGAATAGAGGCACAAATGCCTTGTAACTTAAATAGAATTCCGCTAACAATTGGCATAACTGAAGTTTGATAGAAAACAGGTACAGGAATAAAACAAACTACTTATTCACAAGAAATAAGGAGGTGACTCAAGGTATACTGTAGCAAGATCGTACCttcaaatgtaaaaattatcCTGGACATATGCAGCAAAGCGGTCCTAAACAGACCAATTTTAACCATCCCAAATTTACCTTTTTACTTGTTGCTAAAATGTGTCTTTTGTCTTTAATTAAAGACCCCAAACCCCAATATTTATCtcataaatatgaaaaagttctTTAATTGGACCCTTGAGTATTACCTAGCTTGATTCTTATATAATGAAAGAACTAAAACAGATATCAGTCTACCGCAATCTTGTCACGTGGAGCACAATATTTAGACTCACCCTCCAAGGAGAAGGATGAAAAATAAACTTAGTAATTCCCTCTGTCAAATTTTGCAGTATTTACAAAGTCACCAAATGGCACTAATTCCCTCTGTCAAAATTTGCCACCCTTGTCACAGCTTAAGATTCATAGAGTTTGAAGACATTAGCTAAATGAAGAATTAAGCAAAACTATATACGAGCACTATATttttacagagcattactagcTTCCATTTTCCAATAGAAAGAATACAACTTCAAATTCCTTTCTGTATGCACTTATACTGAAATAATAGAACATATGTTTCACCTGAATGGAATAAACCGCCACATTTATTGTAAAGAAAATTGGCCTCAGTCCATCAGTTGACTCGGCACGTGCCTGTTTTAAGATGGGCAGAGTTTAGATAAAGCCAAGTAATTCAAAACAAGATGTACCAGGGCCGCAAGGCAAACTCTCAAATAAGCTAACCTGGTAGTAGATCTCAGCCCAAAACAAAACCAAAAGTGCATATGTCGTGAAGAACACTAGACTTGGCATGTCCAGCAAGATGTGTCGAACAATCTAAACAAAAATGAAAGTACGCTACCTTAAGCAACAAATTATGAATCATTGAAGCCCgagtatatataaaaaagaatacaaaatGCGCAATCATTTATCACAAACCTCTGGATGTAAGTCCTGCACATTCCGCCTGAAAATAAAAACTAGCCCGCGAACTGTCATATGAACAAAAGCACGATAAATACACCAAAATAAGAATAAGTATAAGAATCCGCGAAAAAAAAGTGATAAACAAAAATTTCCTGATACAAACCCCCATTCAcaagaaaatttagaaaatggaAGACCTTCTGCGTGGTCCAACCGAATTCAGGAACTCTGAATTGTATCCGTACCAATTGAACCTATAAACATTAACAAATAAACGAGTTAAGAACAAAGATGGTCGCAATTAATCGCTAAAGAGATCttcataaattatataaaagtacTACTAAAACAGAATATTTACTGTAAGCTATCATCATGCATCAGAATTCCTAGACAACTCGGTCAAACAGAGATAAACACTAATTACttacaaacaaaaagaaaataaaagacgAACGGAAAAGAAAGGGAAGGAGAGGCCGTACGAGAGCAATGACGGCGACGAGGCCATAAAGGGCGGTGAGAATGTGAAAAATGCGATCCTGCCAGAGCGGTGAATCGTTAATGTCGTGCCACCAATTGGATTCGCCGTTCAGATTGTACGGTATCACCGCCTCGTCGACGCCGTAACGACCCATCaaaatctctctctctctttctggtgtttttttttttttaaattgaatttccaaatttaaaaataatgaaggGCGAAGCAAACAAACACCGCCGGCGCGAAACAAGGTGGTTTTTAATTTCATGTGGAGGGTACCGGCAATACCCGGTAACAAATTTGCACGATGACATCTTACGTGTCGTTTCAAATGATCGCCACTTCACGCGCTAACACCACGTGGCATGACAGATATGCTATGGGCAAAATGAATGACGCCTATATAATATATACTAAAGGTGATTGTGACTAGACATGTTAAGTTACGTTCAAAATTTATAAAggatttttaaaaatagtaaaaaaaattaatatagtaagtttatagttaattattaaattgttcataaaaaaacataaaattatttattacatGTAATTAATTCGGGCCGGAtaggtaaattaatttttatatattatgtaatttataatacataaaaattaaatttatagtaaTATATGATTATTatactgtaaatattaaaaattttaaaataacaatataaatttattaaatattgaattaaataaatataaatatacattctttaaatttaaaaaaagaatatgaGTGAGTCCAAAATGGGCTTTAGTTAACCATTTACAAATATGAGTgagtttgggtaaaattttaggcccattagGGTCGAGTTTTGTTGGGGTAagcataaagtatgttaatatcatgcttagatTGATCTTGACCTTGACCCTAATCGatccatgaacacctctagttgGATTTAGAATGACTTGATTTTATGTAATTGTATTAAAAATTTGGTTTATATATTTGTATGactttatgaattttaaaatatatttttattagtatGTTCTATttggatattttattttttcctttaattattaaaaaattattaaattttctaatttatatttttatagataatttttttattgaaatagatatggtttaacattaaatttattattaatgatATTAGTATTGCATAATAATTCATGTTTAATCATTTGTAATAAGTATAATACTAATTATCGTATTATTAAATCGatatattatgtgattattattttatattatcattaaatttaaattttatagattttaattattattattttatatatttgtagtgtttaaaaatattttataatttaacataaaaatttatttgttaaCTATTTttgctattaataaatttttaatatgtaaGGCTTATGACtacattataaaataaataattatcatttatttatttttttatattaagtaatatcatataatataattattgataTCTATTATGATTGTTCagatataaattttaagttttttaggtTTTTGGGTTAGTCCATCTCGAATTTGAgtcaaaaattgattttaaacTCGAATTCTTATAAACTCAGACTTTCTCGAGCTCAAATTCTTTCAGTCTCGAGCTTccgaaaattttcaattttaagttTTCTCAAACTCGAATGTCGTTACGAGTTCGAACCAGTTTTTCTAACTCTACCAACTAAGGGTGTTCAGTCGATCAACCGatccgaaataacattaaccgaattaaccgacctttcaaatttttaactattaacagaactgaaattttttcaaaaaaattaaccgaaccgaaatttttttggttaattcggtcggttaaccgaattaaccaaaaattatatgtttttttatttttggttaagaattaaccgaattacccgaattaaccgaattgaatcactacattattaaaaacattacataagtctttgaatcactaACATTACATAAGTCctgaaattaacacataattgaaattttatttgtatttattaaattatttgtaatttttatgattgggttgattgggtttaggtgaatagtgggcctatttatatattataattttatttattaattttttcggttaattcgaaaaaattcgattaaccgaccgatttcgaaccgaattaacagttaactgaaaaattaaaaaataattaactgacTCTCGACCAaaaaaattcgattaaccgaccgattaacctaATTCAgtcgattaaccgaatttttttcgGTTTTATCCGAATTTTGCACACCTCTACTACCAAGTACCAACCcataaaatattattgtttttatcgttaatttaaataacaaatgACTCGTGTCACGGGCCCAGAACAAATCTGACAGTCGCACCCTGCTGGCAAAGGAGGGGCATCAGATTCTTTGtttatataaagaaaattggaatataactttctttttctttttctacgaAGGGTATAACTTGTTTTAACATACAAGAAAACAACATCATTTCATGTGTGTAGAGAAATTGGGTTTATACTTTGGTTCAAATTGCTCTAAATTCTTGTACTTTTCGCATATTTAGACTTTAGTCTTtataattttctctattttttttcatatttaaaaatataagtctaACGATTAATATTGTTAAAGATCATCCTTTACATAGTTACCGCGCAAAGGCAAAACCAAAAAAGGGTTGCTTTAAAAGGggacaaaaatgaaaaatgaattgtaAGGTCTCAAAGTCTTTTACTATCATATCACCTTGTGATTTCATAAAACTTGAAGGGACTATGTAAAGAATTTATCATTTTTGATTGACCAAGGCCACTGTTTTCATTTGTCGGTCTTTGGTCATgttaccaagtgagtattttatTGTTTCAAAATTGTTAAGCGAGAGAATTTAACATAAGAACTATAATAGTTTTTAGCAActagagggattaaattcttaaaaaacaaagtaattggactaaatttcaaatatctaaAGAGTATGGTGAAAAGACCTCTCTAATATCtactaaggacaattaatcacggTGTTGATGTCTTTCaccaattgtacataattttgactcgtataacaacaaatttagtTCTTCACGTCTACATGTTTTGTCAACCTGGtctttgattctaaaaaattcaacaaatttaacttcAACACCAACACATTTACACAAACGTTACAGGCCAAATTTATTAAACCGACATTGACAAAATATCTAAACTtcgagagctaaatttattattttcaccaATCAAAGTCATATACAACCGACGAAAAACATCAACATCAAAACTAATTATCTTTAATCACTCAttttcgaaattaaaaaaaaaatctttttacgTACTCAAAGAATATGTTAGCCTTATACTTTTCTTACTCTCTGGTTTAGGAAATTTAAGATATAAAAGCACAAATTAATGATCAAGTTGGTTTGCAGAATTGGTCATTGGAGCATATTGTTCTAAAGATAAGTAAGCAATCCCGATGGATACACATTGGTTTTACAGGTTACTAATTAAACCATAATctcttttatatatatgtgtgttgatattcatgttatttttcGATATTTCGaagtattatatattaatataaattttattttataagttttgtaaataattttattcatttgtatgtatattatttttcatgtttatttaactatttattcatttattaatttatttcgaattttttattatttatccgtAGTGgtttgatataaaaaaaagtattttcatATTctgttcatgttttttttttcttctcataattttcatatttttaatgttgaatacattataaaattatatgtatattgatTTCTACTATTTTTCGTGATATGATATTATATCGTGTCGTGTTTCGATTCAtctcatattttgtataatttatcGTATTGGATCATTATatctattataaattaattaattaattaccattttcaaaattttaattccattttagGAAACATACCGaaaataatttctaataattggcttttagggttttttttatgattaattatttattttcttgtaatgtTTACGCAGAAACAGAAAGCGTGACTCCAATCTTCCTTTTTGTAagttttatatgattttatgtatttaatatttaaatatttttttacaatattatatttttaattgcagCAATTaacgtaaaataatatttttatttgaattgttggatctaattaaaatatattaatttatccaaaaattataaaagaaattttttaaataataatcaaaGCATTTTAAAGTGATAATTAACGTTATTAATTCTATTCAGATAATAACTCTAATTTACATCAAGAAAATTaacataagtaaattaaataatttttaaattaaatattataattatttttaaatgtaaatttagtaatacgagtttaaattttttttctaaattcatgcttatatatattattgattatagatattttttaatatatttatttcttggataaattttaaaattgtaattttttcatagAAATATATAtgggttttaatttaattttcaaatttatttattatatgtcttAGTAAGATAAAATTGATATGATATAacaatttttatactatttgaaaattaaattaaaatcaaaattcttGTATAATGTTTCgtattaataaaaattcatctgtaattttaaaatttatcatcaaaGAAAATTGGTTTAACTAGTTGATAAagagattaataaaaaaaaggttaaaatatgttgtcaATCCTTGTACTTCTAcgtaatttgaaatttaattattgtactttaaaagttaacattttaatttaaagATCATAGTCCAATTATTATCGTTGTTGGTAGTTCCCTTCAAAATTTGTCAAGTTAACATGTTTATTTTGCGTCAATCATGTATCATATCATATGAGGATAGCCTAGTTAACATGTcaagttgacaaattttgacaaaaaatactaaaaatgttaaagatttggctaagatttttaaattagaaaagtaggacttaatttttatcttttgtaagtatagggattaaaaattaaattttgtcaAAGCAAAAGGACTAACAACGAAATTTAACCATTAAGATTTAACCTGATATCATTAGGagagaaaaaaacaaaaccatttaaataatatttatgattaattaattaattaattttcaggGAAGACAAAACAGAAGGGAAATTCTCATGAAAAAGCAAAAGGTAAAATTTTCAATCAACACTTTCCatattggttaaaatatgctattagtCCCCATACTTCTATAAAATCTAGgattagtctttatattttaaaattcctactttttcaatttaaaaatcctaGCCCAACCATTATCGTTGTTGgtagtttctattaaaatttcttaacataTTTGTTTTTCTTCAATCATATGCCACGAGAAATGAGAGCAACGTAATCAACAtgctattttgataaattttaacgGAAAATGCTTATGATTTTAATGATTGGATTGAGATTTCTAAATCTAAAAAAAAGTaggacttaattttttttaacttttcgaGGATAGAggctaaatctcaaattttataaaatagagggactaaaggcatattaatattaatatcataaaaatataatatttatttttgaagacccaaaaaaatattaatattggttaatttatttttttatttcaattgtataatttttatttatttattttagaaatggAAAAACCTGTGGAGGACCAATCTCGCGATGAGAAAGGTAAATACATCAATCTACACCCTTtgtactttaatattatttttttatataatttttaaaaatgaattttgatCTCAACactttaaacaaaataaagaattatataaattattaagaaaaagagaaagtatgtattatatgattttattgtaCAAGAAACAAAATTTGTTCAAGGATCGGGTTAATTATTTAAACTAGAAGgttcattcaaaatttgaaagaGTTTGGACAAAATATTAGACCCGAAAAATatgtttagataaaaaaaagtagGCTCATTTAAAATATGGATCGACTTCGGGCCCAAACATTTAAAACCCAGCCCATTTTCTAAGTtggtaatatattatattatattatatttatatattatgtattttgtaAGATATGAAAGTTAAATCTACATTAATATATAATAGGGATAATATATATGAGGTACATGAATTTGACAACTCGTATTTATTTGGTAACTAAACTTGAAAAACGCAGGCGAactttgtacttttttttttagGTACCTAACCGACACCAttaaaatacataataacatGGGCAGGCCTAAAATGAGCTTGAATTAATTATTGACAAATATTGGGGGCTTGGGTAGAATATTAGGTCTATGTTTCAAGTCGGTGGGTTTGAATAAGCATAAAGTGTGTTAATGTCATGCTTAAACCCAGCCTATAAACACCTTTACCAGAAActaacaaatttaaataaataaataaataaatttaaccaatctatttatatttcaaaaaataatattaaaacaagatGATCCAAATGATTATCTGAGTTAATattgattaatatatattttgagataagttgtaaaattatatatgaatcatgtttaaagttataatatattgttttgataaaatttaaattattttattttaacttatttatttttatttaggtgCGGACAAAGTTAAGGATGGAACGAAAGGTATAGTTTATATCGACATTGGTTAATATGTTTCGGggatacattttttaaaatatatataatatacaggtgccaacatttaaataataacaattttggcattttatattatatgaaaattgaattaaaattaccattaaatgaatatatttaaaatatatatttttaaatatttcttgaattaatttctTGAGCCGTAATTATGCCACGTAAAATTGCATtccattattataattttaaattattatagtatatatattaatataatatttttattttagatatcGACGTGTGTTCTGAAGACGGATCTGAAGATACATGGGAAGGTAAGGATTTAATCTACACTTTTATAGAATAATGATgtaataattatcattatattattttaaaattttgattcttATAGTTAGTCAGGAGGCTAGTAGGACCCGGCCCtttctaaaatgataattttttatttaggttctttttttaaaaaaataaattaataagataaaattacactttaacccctaaaaATTTATTTCAGAAATGAAAGTGCTTCGTGAAGACCAAGAAGATAAAGGGGAAGGTAAGTATTTAATCTACACTTTTTTTTATATGGTTAATATCGTGggtgaagttagaaaatttttttaatggctcgaaattaaattgtaatttttaatatagtaaaaatataatttcaccattttaatagtctatatcttttataattttttaaagattaaatcaaattttcatcatttttagagcgaccaaaatataattttatctttattaatttaaattttattaattacagaaattattttaaaccaaaaaattctaaacaattattttatttattatttgtttattttagataCGACATCTTCAAGGGACACACTTGGCGATAAGAaaggtaaaaattttaatttacactttttatataaatattggttaatatatatttgttcgggataaattttgattaaatatataatatgaaaatagaatatacacgtataaaatttcaattttaattttaggtgTGGCAACACCTTTGAAGGACAAAGCAGAAGCTGAAACCAAAGGTAAAAACTTTAATGTGCAACTTAATTAATATTggttaatatatgtttttttgggataattttcaaattttatcttgattaaatatttaatatgatcaaattttttttgattattttagatgatttatttattttaaacaaatcaGTTTAATATAATGCCATTGgggaaaataattaaatgatttatttgtttgtttctattttaggTACGACAACAGATTCGGAGGAAAAACGTAATGAAGAATCGAAAGGTAAAAACTCTAATCTATAtgtctaaaaaataaattattttagccGAATTTacattgttaaaaatttgaattaaaattctcatatcatattacatattaaataaaaaataaaaattgtttaacCAGGTGAAGatgaaattatttataaaaaaaaacatattttagaCAAATCAGTTTAATATGATATCACTgcagaaaataattaaataattttttatttttattttaggtatGACTACAGGTTTGGAGAAAAAACGTAATGAAGAACCAAAAGGTAAATACTTTAATCTACAcgtctaaaaaataaattattttagccgaatatacattgttaaatatttgaattaaaattctCATATCATATTGCATattaaatcaaaaagaaaaatgttttaaatcaaaaaaacatattaaacaaatcaatttaatatgGTATCACTAgagaaaataattgaatgatttatttatttatttatccatttttatttcaGACAAGACTACAGGTTCGGAAGAAAAATGTAATGAGGAACCGAAAGG from Gossypium hirsutum isolate 1008001.06 chromosome D04, Gossypium_hirsutum_v2.1, whole genome shotgun sequence encodes:
- the LOC121216014 gene encoding protein TOM THREE HOMOLOG 1 isoform X2, translating into MGRYGVDEAVIPYNLNGESNWWHDINDSPLWQDRIFHILTALYGLVAVIALVQLVRIQFRVPEFGWTTQKVFHFLNFLVNGVRGLVFIFRRNVQDLHPEIVRHILLDMPSLVFFTTYALLVLFWAEIYYQARAESTDGLRPIFFTINVAVYSIQIAMWLVLWWKYIPVLVIISKMFFAGVSLFAALGFLLYGGRLFLMLQRFPVESKGRQNKLQEVGYVTVICSSCFLVRCIMMCFDAFDKAADLNVLNHPVLNFIYYLVNSDTQGRKNCKNRR
- the LOC121216014 gene encoding protein TOM THREE HOMOLOG 1 isoform X3, with protein sequence MGRYGVDEAVIPYNLNGESNWWHDINDSPLWQDRIFHILTALYGLVAVIALVQLVRIQFRVPEFGWTTQKVFHFLNFLVNGVRGLVFIFRRNVQDLHPEIVRHILLDMPSLVFFTTYALLVLFWAEIYYQARAESTDGLRPIFFTINVAVYSIQIAMWLVLWWKYIPVLVIISKMFFAGVSLFAALGFLLYGGRLFLMLQRFPVESKGRQNKLQEVGYVTVICSSCFLVRCIMMCFDAFDKAADLNVLNHPVLNFIYYLRNY
- the LOC121216014 gene encoding protein TOM THREE HOMOLOG 1 isoform X1, with amino-acid sequence MGRYGVDEAVIPYNLNGESNWWHDINDSPLWQDRIFHILTALYGLVAVIALVQLVRIQFRVPEFGWTTQKVFHFLNFLVNGVRGLVFIFRRNVQDLHPEIVRHILLDMPSLVFFTTYALLVLFWAEIYYQARAESTDGLRPIFFTINVAVYSIQIAMWLVLWWKYIPVLVIISKMFFAGVSLFAALGFLLYGGRLFLMLQRFPVESKGRQNKLQEVGYVTVICSSCFLVRCIMMCFDAFDKAADLNVLNHPVLNFIYYLLVEILPSILVLFILRKLPPRRGITQYHPIH